The following are encoded together in the Methanosarcina flavescens genome:
- a CDS encoding SRPBCC family protein, with amino-acid sequence MEAAFAFWRRLDTAGLDTCCLEESKSAIAYFQSSQTNCQLILKSSYKEAGRYMTNNKKTKISAEPGKQEIVITREFDAPRELVFKAFTDPELYAQWLGPRGFTMKLEVFEPKNGGKWRYIHKDQDGNEYAFHGVYHEVTAPERIISTFEFEGLPEKGHVALETARFEALPGNRTRLASQAVFQSVKDRDGELQSDMEKGVNDSYERLDELLEKLVKESKMKTVD; translated from the coding sequence ATGGAGGCAGCCTTCGCGTTCTGGCGGCGGCTCGATACTGCAGGGCTTGATACATGTTGTCTGGAGGAAAGCAAGAGCGCGATAGCATACTTTCAGTCGTCTCAAACAAACTGTCAGTTAATTCTTAAAAGCTCGTACAAAGAGGCAGGTCGATATATGACAAATAATAAGAAAACAAAAATTTCAGCCGAACCTGGCAAACAGGAAATTGTTATTACACGTGAGTTTGACGCGCCGCGAGAGCTTGTGTTCAAAGCATTCACTGATCCAGAACTCTACGCACAGTGGCTTGGGCCCCGAGGCTTTACAATGAAGCTCGAAGTTTTCGAACCTAAAAACGGAGGTAAGTGGCGATATATTCATAAAGATCAGGACGGTAATGAATATGCATTCCACGGAGTGTATCATGAGGTTACAGCTCCCGAGAGAATTATCAGCACTTTTGAATTTGAAGGTCTTCCTGAAAAAGGGCACGTAGCTCTTGAAACTGCAAGATTTGAAGCGCTGCCAGGTAACAGGACAAGGCTGGCGTCTCAAGCTGTCTTCCAGTCGGTTAAGGATCGTGACGGTGAACTCCAGTCTGACATGGAAAAGGGCGTCAACGACTCTTATGAACGCCTGGATGAACTTTTAGAGAAACTGGTTAAAGAGTCGAAAATGAAAACAGTTGACTAA
- a CDS encoding DUF1015 domain-containing protein — protein MVLHVPHILLPKDNWEKWAVIACDQHTQDLEYWKRVEEFVGDSPSTFNLIYPEIYLPLDENRVNKIHKTLSDYKKILVDHGPCFILVSRSVSDRDRIGLVVAVDLEEYQFNGLDSIIRPTEGTIKERLPARIRIRENAELELSHILVLYNDPDFTVIPRNTDDLVCEENLVYDFDLMENGGHIKGYRISNEKIIKDISDKILNLGTLLVGDGNHSLAAAKSFWEKIKGTVEEDHPARYAMVELVNIHDPGLSFEPIHRVVSGIDPEELLRKFDARIERVQDRPSNLDLSAKEHSIGFITKDSSGVLVFDNPVHDLEVETLDEIIDNYSVEYEHDPEVVEKLGRKQGNTGFFLPPLRKSEFFTLIKKKGALPRKSFSLGKENEKRYYIEARKITI, from the coding sequence ATGGTTTTACACGTTCCCCACATTCTTCTTCCAAAGGACAATTGGGAAAAGTGGGCAGTAATTGCCTGTGATCAGCACACTCAGGATCTGGAATACTGGAAAAGAGTTGAAGAATTTGTTGGAGATTCCCCTTCTACTTTCAATCTCATTTATCCTGAAATATACCTTCCTTTAGATGAAAATAGAGTGAATAAGATCCATAAAACTCTAAGTGATTATAAAAAAATTCTTGTTGATCACGGCCCATGCTTTATCCTTGTGAGTCGTTCAGTCTCAGACAGGGATAGAATCGGGCTTGTGGTTGCGGTCGACCTTGAAGAATACCAGTTCAATGGGTTGGATTCAATTATCAGACCAACTGAAGGCACCATTAAAGAAAGGCTTCCTGCAAGAATCAGGATAAGGGAAAATGCCGAACTGGAACTATCGCATATCCTGGTATTATATAATGATCCTGATTTCACAGTTATACCCAGGAATACAGATGACCTCGTTTGTGAAGAAAATCTGGTTTATGATTTTGACCTTATGGAAAATGGCGGTCATATCAAGGGCTACAGGATCAGTAATGAAAAGATAATTAAAGATATCTCGGATAAAATTCTTAACCTTGGGACTCTTCTTGTTGGGGATGGAAACCACAGCCTTGCTGCTGCAAAGAGTTTCTGGGAAAAAATTAAAGGGACTGTAGAGGAAGATCATCCTGCAAGATATGCAATGGTCGAGCTTGTAAATATTCATGATCCAGGTCTTTCCTTTGAGCCAATTCACAGGGTTGTAAGTGGAATTGACCCGGAAGAGTTGCTCAGGAAATTCGATGCAAGGATTGAAAGAGTTCAGGACCGCCCTTCAAATCTCGATCTTTCAGCCAAAGAACATTCAATCGGGTTTATTACAAAGGATAGCAGTGGTGTGCTTGTTTTTGATAATCCAGTACACGACCTTGAGGTCGAAACCCTTGATGAGATTATTGACAATTATTCAGTTGAGTATGAGCATGATCCGGAGGTCGTTGAAAAGCTTGGTAGGAAACAGGGAAATACTGGTTTCTTCCTTCCTCCGTTAAGGAAGAGCGAGTTTTTTACTCTTATAAAAAAGAAAGGAGCCCTTCCGAGAAAATCGTTTTCCCTTGGGAAGGAAAATGAGAAAAGATATTATATAGAGGCCAGGAAAATTACTATATAA
- a CDS encoding class I SAM-dependent methyltransferase, protein MYLYWDEAYKGKPPWDIDYPQPAFQALIKSGEIKPGRVLDVGCGRGENAIMLARNGCDVTGIDIAENAIADANAKAIERHVKVSFIVGDVLRMDRLFMEGEFDTVIDSGLFHVMTDEERPVFARQIYRVLRTGGKYFMLCFSDKEPAGYGPRRVSKAEIEQTFTPFFNIIYIKDTSFDSRLGPDSSKAYLLSAVRK, encoded by the coding sequence ATTTACCTGTACTGGGATGAAGCGTATAAGGGAAAACCACCATGGGACATCGACTATCCCCAACCGGCCTTTCAGGCTCTTATAAAAAGTGGAGAGATTAAGCCTGGCAGGGTCCTTGATGTCGGATGTGGCAGAGGCGAGAACGCAATAATGCTGGCAAGAAATGGCTGTGATGTCACGGGTATAGACATCGCTGAAAATGCAATCGCTGATGCAAACGCAAAGGCTATAGAGCGTCATGTTAAGGTAAGCTTTATAGTAGGGGATGTACTGCGGATGGACCGGCTTTTCATGGAGGGAGAATTCGACACAGTTATTGATTCCGGCCTGTTTCATGTGATGACGGATGAGGAGAGACCGGTTTTTGCGCGGCAGATATACAGGGTGCTCAGGACAGGCGGCAAATATTTCATGCTCTGTTTCTCAGATAAGGAGCCTGCCGGATACGGGCCCAGGAGAGTTTCAAAAGCTGAAATCGAGCAAACTTTCACACCTTTTTTTAATATAATTTATATAAAAGATACGAGTTTTGACTCGCGCCTCGGCCCGGACAGCAGTAAAGCCTACCTCTTATCGGCTGTCAGGAAGTGA
- a CDS encoding DUF1428 domain-containing protein has protein sequence MEGMEKYVDGFLIPIAKGRVNEYREMAQRGGEIWKELGALEYYECIGDDLDVEDMVSFKKAANTSEDETVIFSWIVFESKEHRDRVNAAVMNDPRIKEMMESGAEPPFDYRRMAYGGFKTLVRF, from the coding sequence ATGGAAGGTATGGAAAAGTATGTAGATGGGTTTTTAATTCCTATCGCTAAAGGCAGGGTAAACGAATACAGAGAGATGGCTCAAAGAGGCGGCGAGATTTGGAAAGAGCTTGGTGCCCTGGAGTATTACGAATGTATTGGCGATGACCTGGATGTTGAAGACATGGTTTCTTTCAAGAAGGCAGCCAATACCTCCGAAGATGAGACCGTAATTTTTTCATGGATCGTTTTTGAATCTAAGGAGCACAGAGATCGGGTGAACGCGGCAGTCATGAACGACCCAAGGATTAAGGAAATGATGGAATCAGGCGCAGAACCACCATTTGATTATAGACGCATGGCTTATGGTGGCTTCAAAACCTTAGTTAGATTTTAA
- a CDS encoding DUF1328 domain-containing protein has translation MGELNIPDLIGLAVVFLILALVAYILGARGIAGFSMEIAKWLVIIFIILAIISLFL, from the coding sequence ATGGGGGAGTTAAACATACCGGATTTGATAGGACTTGCTGTGGTCTTTCTAATATTAGCATTGGTTGCGTATATACTGGGTGCACGGGGGATTGCCGGCTTCTCAATGGAGATTGCAAAGTGGCTCGTTATAATCTTTATTATACTTGCAATAATCTCATTGTTCTTATGA
- a CDS encoding MBL fold metallo-hydrolase, whose translation MIFERVKSEGLAHLSYFIGSKDEAIVIDPRRDCQVYADLARREGMNIKYIFETHRNEDYIIGSLELKKLTGAEIYHGKGVDFKYGNYLIEGQEFDFGSLRLTALHTPGHTDESISYTLTDLETGKEPVMVFTGDTLFIGDTGRTDLYGPEEAPRLAANLYDSIFNKILPLGDEVILCPAHGAGSVCGGAIAKRDYSTLGLERIQNPLLQKTEKEEFIKFKLEEKLEFPPYFRRMEQYNQQGPPLLNGLNVLKQLSPGEFRAEMEKGAVVVDTRMPHSFGGAHIKSSYSIWLGGIPSFAGWVLPYDKPILLILEEKEQLETAVRYLVRLGYDNITGFLNGGIAAWYMRALPVDKLEFISVHDLKHKLEKHEEMTLLDVRKEKEWNEGHIEGAQHIYVGELEKNLDKIPKELPTIIYCDSSRRSSIAASILKKHGYSSVYNVLGSMTAWKNAGYDVVK comes from the coding sequence TTGATATTCGAACGAGTTAAATCAGAAGGTCTGGCTCATCTTTCTTATTTTATTGGTTCGAAAGATGAAGCTATAGTTATCGACCCTCGCAGAGACTGTCAGGTCTATGCCGATCTTGCCAGAAGAGAAGGTATGAATATAAAATATATTTTTGAGACCCACAGAAATGAGGATTATATAATCGGTTCCCTGGAACTAAAGAAGCTTACGGGTGCAGAGATTTATCACGGCAAGGGGGTCGATTTCAAATATGGAAACTATTTGATTGAGGGTCAGGAATTCGACTTTGGCTCTTTGAGACTGACTGCTTTACATACGCCTGGCCATACGGATGAGAGCATATCCTATACTTTGACAGATCTTGAAACAGGAAAAGAGCCGGTAATGGTCTTTACAGGAGACACCCTGTTCATAGGCGATACAGGAAGAACCGACCTGTACGGTCCCGAGGAGGCTCCAAGGCTGGCAGCAAACCTTTATGACAGCATCTTTAACAAGATTCTTCCCCTGGGAGACGAAGTAATACTATGTCCTGCGCACGGCGCAGGCTCGGTTTGTGGGGGCGCTATCGCCAAAAGGGACTACAGTACTCTAGGACTTGAGCGCATCCAGAATCCTCTTCTGCAAAAGACCGAGAAGGAAGAATTTATCAAATTCAAACTTGAAGAAAAACTTGAATTTCCTCCTTACTTCAGGAGAATGGAGCAGTATAATCAGCAGGGTCCTCCTCTACTTAATGGCCTGAATGTTCTGAAGCAGCTTTCACCAGGAGAGTTCAGGGCTGAGATGGAAAAAGGGGCTGTGGTCGTAGATACCCGCATGCCCCATTCGTTTGGAGGGGCGCATATAAAAAGCAGCTACAGCATCTGGCTAGGAGGAATACCTTCCTTTGCCGGCTGGGTGCTCCCTTATGATAAGCCTATACTTCTCATTCTGGAAGAAAAAGAACAACTTGAAACTGCGGTAAGGTATCTGGTTCGCCTGGGCTATGACAATATTACAGGTTTCTTAAACGGGGGGATTGCAGCCTGGTATATGAGAGCTTTGCCAGTAGACAAGTTAGAATTCATATCGGTCCACGATCTGAAGCATAAACTGGAAAAGCACGAAGAAATGACACTTCTGGATGTGAGAAAGGAAAAAGAATGGAATGAAGGACACATTGAAGGAGCTCAACATATATATGTTGGTGAGCTTGAAAAAAATCTGGATAAAATTCCAAAGGAGCTTCCGACAATAATATATTGTGATAGTTCCCGGCGTTCCAGCATAGCAGCTTCAATTTTGAAAAAGCACGGTTATAGTAGCGTATATAATGTACTTGGCAGCATGACTGCGTGGAAAAATGCCGGATACGACGTGGTAAAATAA
- a CDS encoding S8 family peptidase codes for MDSTKYIILRSSEILPPARGDIGRAHRAEMLPLEAAQPIVKLEDAELTKREVNYLRRDPTTLAIAKPMPMKLVEPVGSPSAPTATKCWGIDAVRASESPYDGTGITVAVLDTGIDPNHPAFKGVKLVQKNFTEEADNDIHGHGTHCAGTIFGQDVNDIRIGIAKNIKCALIGKVLGKGGGSSDTLAKAIQWAVNEGANVISMSLGIDFPGYVDWLVREYRMDIKPATSLALEEYRANVNLFTELARVVAAQGEFGRSAIIVAASGNESNRPKYEISVSPPAAATGIVAIGALGESNRGYTVARFSNNQVNIAAPGVNVISADAGTDGLVSMNGTSMATPHAAGIAALWAQRQLELTGRINNVSLMAQLIASGTFDSLAPGSEEDDVGTGIIQAPLRNWSV; via the coding sequence ATGGATTCAACAAAATATATTATCCTGCGAAGCAGTGAGATATTACCACCTGCACGGGGAGATATAGGAAGAGCACACCGAGCAGAAATGCTCCCCTTGGAAGCGGCCCAGCCAATCGTCAAGTTAGAGGATGCAGAACTTACAAAGCGGGAGGTCAATTATCTGCGCAGAGATCCCACAACACTTGCCATTGCCAAACCTATGCCAATGAAACTGGTTGAGCCGGTTGGCAGCCCCAGTGCTCCAACAGCTACAAAATGCTGGGGAATCGACGCAGTACGCGCATCGGAATCACCATATGACGGAACTGGTATCACTGTAGCTGTGCTGGATACTGGAATCGATCCAAATCACCCTGCATTTAAAGGTGTGAAGCTGGTTCAGAAGAACTTCACTGAGGAAGCCGATAATGATATTCACGGCCATGGTACGCATTGTGCAGGGACTATTTTTGGCCAGGACGTCAATGATATCCGCATCGGTATCGCCAAAAACATTAAATGCGCCCTAATTGGCAAAGTGCTGGGCAAAGGAGGGGGTTCCTCAGACACGCTCGCCAAGGCCATCCAGTGGGCAGTCAATGAAGGCGCAAATGTCATTTCTATGTCCCTAGGAATTGATTTTCCGGGCTATGTAGATTGGCTGGTCCGCGAATATAGGATGGATATTAAGCCAGCGACATCCCTGGCGCTGGAAGAGTATCGTGCAAACGTCAACCTGTTCACCGAGTTAGCGCGCGTTGTGGCAGCACAGGGGGAATTTGGGCGATCTGCAATCATCGTTGCGGCCAGCGGTAACGAAAGCAATCGACCTAAATACGAAATTTCGGTATCACCTCCTGCTGCCGCCACGGGCATTGTTGCCATTGGCGCACTGGGTGAATCCAATAGGGGCTATACTGTTGCCAGATTTTCAAATAATCAGGTGAACATTGCCGCCCCAGGCGTTAACGTCATCTCTGCCGACGCAGGCACGGATGGTCTTGTCAGCATGAATGGAACCAGCATGGCGACACCTCACGCTGCGGGTATTGCTGCCCTGTGGGCACAGCGTCAGCTGGAATTGACCGGGAGGATAAATAACGTGAGCCTGATGGCTCAACTTATTGCTAGCGGCACCTTTGACTCTTTAGCCCCAGGCAGCGAAGAGGATGATGTGGGTACAGGCATCATTCAGGCACCATTGAGGAATTGGTCTGTTTAA